Below is a window of Nocardioides sp. S-1144 DNA.
GCTGGGTGAGCATCCAGCTCTTCGGCAGCCTGGTCCCGGCGATCGTGCTGATCTCGGCGGCCTCGGCGCTCTTCACGCTGGTGGCCTTCGGTCGCGCGCTCACCCTCCTCGGCCGCCACGTGCCGAGCTGGTGGCACCGCGGCCTCGCGCTCGCCCTCACCCTGCTGAGCCCGCTGATCGCGCTCTGGAGCATGGCCGAGCACAAGAACCAGCTCTTCTGCGCGGCGTTCGTGTGGTGGCTGGCGCTGCTGGCCCGGCTGGTCCACTCACCCGAGCCCGTCGGACGCCGGTGGTACGCGGAGACCGTCGCGGTCTCGCTGGTGATGGCCGTGAGCGTCCAGTTCGGGTGGATCGTCCTGGTCGCGCAGGCGCTGGCCCTGCTGGTCACCCGGCACCGGGTCGCGGGGCTGGTGGCGGTCGGCGTCCCGGCGGTCCTGGTCTACGCCAGCATCGCGCTCGTCACCGCCGGCGGTGCGGCGGTGCCGTCGGATCCGGTCGAGACCAAGGGCACCCAGATGCAGCTGCTCGCCCTCACGCTGCGCGAGCACCCCGACGCCCTGACCGAGCGGGAGCGCGCCGACCTGTCGCGGATCTTCGACCTCGACGAGATGGTGGCCGTCTTCGACCCCTCGAGCTCGGACCCCCTGAAGTCGACCGGCCCGCTCGAGCGCAAGTCGGGCAGCTTCCGCTACGAGACGGTGCAGCCCGAGGACTGGGACGTGCTGAACCCGGTCGTCGTCCGGCTGGCGAGGGAGTACCCGGCGACCTTCGTCGACGGGCTGTTCCTCAAGTCCTACCGCTACCTCGACCCCTTCGACGAGGGCACCGACTGGTACCCGCCGTGGTCGCCGGGCTACGAGCGCACCGTCGACGGCCACCAGGTCGCCCCGGTCGAGCTGAACGCGACGCTGCGCGGCACCACCCGCGACGTCGCCCGCAGCTGCTACTCCTCCTTCCCGTGCCGGCCGACGCTGTCGCACGGCGTCCGCACCGTCGCGCTGGTGCTCCTGCTCGCGGCCGCGATCGCCGTCCGCCGCCGCTACGCGTGGCTGTGGGCCCTGCCCTTCGCCCTCCAGCTCGGCATCGCCGGCGTCTCCCCCCTCAGCGCGGGCGGACGCTACGTCCTCGCCTTCACCTACGCCCTCGGCGTCGTGGTGCTCCTCCTCGCCACCAGCGACCGCTCCGACGAAACCGCACCCGCCACACACCGGCGGTTGAGCAGGCGAGCGCCGGCGAGCGCCGACGAAACCTCCTGAGCGGTCTCGTCGACGGGCTCGCCAGAGCTCGCCCTGCTCGACCTCCGGCACGACGTCCACCTCGACCCTCGGAGGTTGAGCAAGCGAGCGCCAGCGAGCGCCAGTGAGCGCCGACGAAACCTCCTAGCCGGTCTCGTCGACGGGCTCGCCAGAGCTCGCCCTGCTCGACCTCCGGCACGACGTCCACCTCGACCCCCGGAGGTTGAGCAAGCGAGCGCCAGCGAGCGCCGACGAAACCTCTAGAGCGGTCTCGTCGACGGGCTCGCCAGAGCTCGCCCTGCTCGACCTCCGGCACGACGTCCACCTCGACCCTCGGAGGTTGAGCAAGCGAGCGCCAGCGAGCGCCAGCGAGCGCCGACGAAACCTCCTAGCCGGTCTCGTCGACGGGCTCGCCAGAGCTCGCCCTGCTCGACCTCCGGCACGACGTCCACCTCGACCCCCGGAGGTTGAGCAAGCGAGCGCCAGCGAGCGCCGACGAAACCTCTAGAGCGGTCTCGTCGACGGGCTCGCCAGAGCTCGCCCTGCTCGACCTCCGGCGCGACCACCGGAGGTTGAGCAAGCGAGCGCCAGCGAGCGCCGACGAAACCCGGCAACCACCACGCCCAAGCCACCGAGATCGGCCCCAGCGGTCTCGTCAACGGGCTCGCTAGCGCTCGCCCTGCTCGACCTCCGGCTGGGCCTCGGGCTCGACCTCCGGCTGTGGGTCCGGCGCAAGCTCAGGCGGCGGTCGGTCCGGGGTGCCGGCGGCGCCGAACACCCACCGGTAGCCGAGGAAGTTGCTGACCATCCCCACCGAGATCGCGCCGAGCTTGGCGGCCGGGGCGGCGAGGTCGTGCGAGAGGCCGGGGAGGACGGCGTCCGCGAGGTGCAGGAGGCCGAAGATGACCAACGACTGGACGACGAGGCCGCTGAAGAGGGTGACCGCGACGAAGGCGGCGTAGGCCCTCAGCCCAGAGCTCTCGGAGCGGAAGACCCACGCCCGGTTGAGGAAGAAGCTGATCGTCATCACCACGACGGTCGAGACGACGTTCGCGGCCACCGGCGCGAACCCGACCGCGACGGCGAGCAGCGTGAAGAGCGCCAGGTCGAGGGCGGTGTTGAAGAGCCCGACGACGAGGTAGCGCCGCGCGCTGCTGCTCGTGCTGGGGGCGGGGGCCGGGGTGCCGGGCCGGCTCACGCGGAGAGCTGGAGGTAGAACAGCCGCCGGGTCTCCCGGGTGGCGCGCATGACGGCGTTCATCACCATGCCGATGCCGACCGCGAGGAAGGCCAGCACCATCAGCGACGACGACAGGAACGCCGTCGGGAACCGCTCCACCTGGCCGGTGTCGAGGTAGTCGGCGATGACCGGCACGCCGAGCACCAGGCTGACCAGCGCGCTGAGCAGGCCGAAGAGCCCGCACACCAGCAGCGGCCGCTCGTGCAGCATCAGGTGGGCGAGCAGGCCGAGGATCTTGAAGCCGTCGCGGAAGGTGCGGAGCTTGGACTCCGACCCCTCGGGGCGGTCCTTGAACCCGATCGGCACCTCCGCCTGCGGGACCCGCAGGTTGGCGGCGTGGATGGTCAGCTCGGTCTCGATCTCGAACTCCTGCGAGTTCGCGGGGAACGACTTGATGTAGCGCCGCGAGAAGGCCCGGTAGCCCGAGAGCATGTCGGTGACCGGCTCACCGAAGAGCTTGCTCGTGAGGCTGTTGAAGACCTTGTTGCCCATGGCGTGGCCCGGGCGGTAGCTGCCGTCCTCGTTGGTGTCGACGCGGACGCCGACGACGTGGTCGAGCGGCCCCGAGACCAGCGTCTCGATCAGCCGGGGCGCGGCCGAGGCGTCGTAGGTGTCGTCGCCGTCGATCATCAGGTAGACGTCGGCCTCGATGTCGGCGAACGCGCGGCGCACGACGTTGCCCTTGCCCTTGCGCTTCTCGTAGCGGACGATCGCGCCGGCCTCGGCCGCCACCTCGGAGGTGCGGTCGGTCGAGTTGTTGTCGTAGACGTAGATCTCCGCGGCGGGAAGCGCCTTGCGGAGGTCGCCGACGACGGTCGCGACGGTGAGCTCCTCGTTGTGGCACGGGATGATCGCCGCGATCCGGAGCTCTTCGAGAGACATGGACGTCCTTGCGGTGGCTTGCAGGTGAGGTGGCGAAACGACGCTCACTGTAGCCAGCGGACGCCGTCCGGCCCGATTCCGCAGCCGGCCGCGACCGGCCGGTCGGTCAGCGTCCGCGGCGCCAGACGACGACGGCCTGGCTGCCGCCGGGGTCGCGCAGGACGGGCAGCCGGCTGACCGGGGTGTCGACGACCCGGGCGGTGGCGGCCAGGCGCAGGGCCTCGCGGGTGGCGACGAGCTCGCCGTGGAGCTCGTCGTTGCGGGCCCGCAGCGCGGCGACCTGGTGCTCGAGCTCGAGGATCCGGCGCACGCCCTCGATGCCGATGCCGGACGACGTGAGGTCGGCGATCGAGCGGAGCAGCTCGAGGTCACGGTGGGAGTAGCGGCGCCCGCCTCCGCCCGTGCGGCCCGGCGTGATGAGGCCGAGCCGCTCGTAGGTGCGCAGGGTCTGCGGGTGCAGACCCGTGAGCTGGGCGGCGACGCTGATCACGTAGACGGGCGCGTCGGGCCCGGGCGGGCCACCGAAGCCCGTCCCGCTCATGACGCGGCGCTCATGACTGCGACGCCTCGAACAGGCCGGCGCGCAGCGGCTTGCCGGCGGTCGCCTCGCGGTAGGCCTCGACGGCGGCGCGGGCGGCCTCGTCGAGCACGGCGGGCACCTGCACCGCGACCGTGGCGAGCAGGTCGCCGCGGGTGCCGTCGGCCTTGGTCGCACCGCGGCCGCGGACCCGGAAGGTGCGCCCGTTCGGCGTGCCCGCGGGGATCCGGAGGGTGACGGGGGCGCCGCCCAGCGTCGGGATCTTGATCTCGGCGCCGAGCGCGGCCTCGTCGAAGGACACCGGCACCTCGAGGGTGAGGTTGTCGGCCGTGCGGCCGAACACCCGGTGCGGGCTGACCTTGACCGCGACGAACAGGTCACCGGCCGGGCCGCCGTTCTCCCCGGCGGCGCCCTTGCCGCGCAGCCGGATCCGGGCGCCGTCCTTGACCCCCGCGGGGATCCGGGCCTGGATGGTGCGCGCCGAGGAGCCGCGACCGCTGCCGTGGCAGGTCGGGCACTTCTCGTCGTAGACCAGCTGGCGCCCCCCGCAGCCGGGGCAGGTCTCGTTGATCGAGAACGCGCCGCCGACGCCGGCCACCACGTAGCCGGCACCCTCGCACTCGGGGCAGATCCGCGGCTTGGTGCCGGGCTTGCCGCCGGTTCCGGAGCACTGGGGGCACGCCGAGTCGGAGGTCAGCCGCAGCGAGATGGTGACGCCGTCGATGGCGTCGGTGAACGAGATGGTCGCGCTGGTCTCGACGTCGGAGCCCTTGACCGGACGCCGGACCTGGCCGCCGGGACCGGTGCGCCGCTGGCCACCGCCCCCGCCGCCGAAGAGGTCGCCGAACATGTCGCCGAAGCCGCCGCCACCGCGGGCGCGGTCGCCGAGGAGGTCGTCGAGGTTGAACCCGCCGCCTCCCCCGCCGCCGCGGAAGCCGCCGGAGCCGTAGAGCCGGCGCATCTCGTCGTACTTGGCGCGCTTGTCGGGGTCACCCACGACGTCGTAGGCCTCGGCGACCGCCTTGAACTTCTCGAGCCGCTCGTCGTCACCGGGGTGGGTGTCGGGGTGGTTCTCCCGCGCCAGCTTCTTGTAGGCCTTCTTGAGGTCGGCCGCGGGCGCGTCCTTGCTCACGCCGAGCACGGCGTAGAAGTCCTTCTGCGCCCACTCGGGCTTGAACTCCTGGTCAGCCATGGTCGATCACCCTCCTCTCCTCCACGGACGCCGGGTCGGCGAAACGCTGCGCCGACCCGACGTGGTGCACGTCGATGGTGCTGCTCAGCCGCCGGCCGGGTCGACGACCAGCACCTGCGCGGCGCGGACGACGCGCTCACCGATGCGGTAGCCGGCCTTGGCGACGACCTTGACCGTCGTCACCGACACCTCGGGATCCTCGCCCTGGTGGGCGAGCGCCTCGTGGAACGTCGGGTCGAAGGCGTCGCCGGGCTCGCCGAACTTCAGCAGCCCGGCCGCGGCGACGGTGCGCTCGAGCTGGTCGGCGACGGCCTTGAAGCCGCCGTCGAGCTCCTGCCCGTGCGACTGGGCCGACTCGCGCGCCCGGTCGATGTTGTCGAGCACCTCGGTGATGGGCGCGAGCGCGGCGTAGGTCGCGTTCTGCACCACCTTCTCGCGGTCGCGCT
It encodes the following:
- a CDS encoding glycosyltransferase, with the translated sequence MSLEELRIAAIIPCHNEELTVATVVGDLRKALPAAEIYVYDNNSTDRTSEVAAEAGAIVRYEKRKGKGNVVRRAFADIEADVYLMIDGDDTYDASAAPRLIETLVSGPLDHVVGVRVDTNEDGSYRPGHAMGNKVFNSLTSKLFGEPVTDMLSGYRAFSRRYIKSFPANSQEFEIETELTIHAANLRVPQAEVPIGFKDRPEGSESKLRTFRDGFKILGLLAHLMLHERPLLVCGLFGLLSALVSLVLGVPVIADYLDTGQVERFPTAFLSSSLMVLAFLAVGIGMVMNAVMRATRETRRLFYLQLSA
- a CDS encoding GtrA family protein — protein: MSRPGTPAPAPSTSSSARRYLVVGLFNTALDLALFTLLAVAVGFAPVAANVVSTVVVMTISFFLNRAWVFRSESSGLRAYAAFVAVTLFSGLVVQSLVIFGLLHLADAVLPGLSHDLAAPAAKLGAISVGMVSNFLGYRWVFGAAGTPDRPPPELAPDPQPEVEPEAQPEVEQGER
- the dnaJ gene encoding molecular chaperone DnaJ → MADQEFKPEWAQKDFYAVLGVSKDAPAADLKKAYKKLARENHPDTHPGDDERLEKFKAVAEAYDVVGDPDKRAKYDEMRRLYGSGGFRGGGGGGGFNLDDLLGDRARGGGGFGDMFGDLFGGGGGGQRRTGPGGQVRRPVKGSDVETSATISFTDAIDGVTISLRLTSDSACPQCSGTGGKPGTKPRICPECEGAGYVVAGVGGAFSINETCPGCGGRQLVYDEKCPTCHGSGRGSSARTIQARIPAGVKDGARIRLRGKGAAGENGGPAGDLFVAVKVSPHRVFGRTADNLTLEVPVSFDEAALGAEIKIPTLGGAPVTLRIPAGTPNGRTFRVRGRGATKADGTRGDLLATVAVQVPAVLDEAARAAVEAYREATAGKPLRAGLFEASQS
- the grpE gene encoding nucleotide exchange factor GrpE, coding for MTDPRDEVPGDPQPAGDGGDHVAEDLPDTSGADRVEDGGPLESQDVADVTEAGDATASPAEAEADELTLARIALEERTLDLQRLQAEYLNYKRRVERDREKVVQNATYAALAPITEVLDNIDRARESAQSHGQELDGGFKAVADQLERTVAAAGLLKFGEPGDAFDPTFHEALAHQGEDPEVSVTTVKVVAKAGYRIGERVVRAAQVLVVDPAGG
- a CDS encoding DUF6020 family protein, whose translation is MVGGGVRRLPPVLSTALGWTVAVVAVGLVVLATTAGFVERLLRPDDAPYSLVSREVGDHPLAVLAILVVVAVPYVLAFRWLCARTAAWRDGVTAPTPTGRWVRVAALVDHVFARWYRVAAVLAIVWLPFYLTSFPGQPSPDAANMFTEFLQRRSDFAGAPPLAPADLTAPYVDYPTSTYLMDAMPPGSDSMWSNHHPLFLMLGYGSICWVSIQLFGSLVPAIVLISAASALFTLVAFGRALTLLGRHVPSWWHRGLALALTLLSPLIALWSMAEHKNQLFCAAFVWWLALLARLVHSPEPVGRRWYAETVAVSLVMAVSVQFGWIVLVAQALALLVTRHRVAGLVAVGVPAVLVYASIALVTAGGAAVPSDPVETKGTQMQLLALTLREHPDALTERERADLSRIFDLDEMVAVFDPSSSDPLKSTGPLERKSGSFRYETVQPEDWDVLNPVVVRLAREYPATFVDGLFLKSYRYLDPFDEGTDWYPPWSPGYERTVDGHQVAPVELNATLRGTTRDVARSCYSSFPCRPTLSHGVRTVALVLLLAAAIAVRRRYAWLWALPFALQLGIAGVSPLSAGGRYVLAFTYALGVVVLLLATSDRSDETAPATHRRLSRRAPASADETS
- a CDS encoding heat shock protein transcriptional repressor HspR, which produces MSGTGFGGPPGPDAPVYVISVAAQLTGLHPQTLRTYERLGLITPGRTGGGGRRYSHRDLELLRSIADLTSSGIGIEGVRRILELEHQVAALRARNDELHGELVATREALRLAATARVVDTPVSRLPVLRDPGGSQAVVVWRRGR